TAATAAGTAATACATTTTTCCTGATGGTAGATCAGGGAAACATAATTCAAACATCAACAATCTTTTTATataccagatatgttgaaagaaactAATACCAAAAAAGCATCTTATCCACATTCTCAACATTTATGAAAAAGGTCAtactataaaaaaaaaatactatatacagaattcaatccttccttcCATTCATTAGCGACAGTGAGCTTCCACAGAGAGATCTTATTTCTAGTTCGTGAGACAAAAGTCATGGAAATAACAATAAAAAGTCACAAAGGAGAACCCTGCACATCCGCTAAGTGAGTTTAGTTTGTAACAACCAAGTACAGATATCTGCTAAGCACGGGCTATAGTTTTTAGTTTTCCCTTGTTTAAGCTTACCTAGAATCCCTTATGTTAGGCAGCCCCAGTGTTAGGTCTAGCATGAGCTCTTGACAAGGCAGAGAATACATATTCTCACATTTCCTAACTGTAACACATTCTTCATCTCTACCCATTGAATTTCCTGGCCCCTCTTCAAAACACACACCAGAAACATCATCATTAGGGCACCCGGAAGCAGCAGTTTTCCAGGCCGACGGATGAAATCCATTCTCAGAAGAGAAAAAAAATGAATCTTGGACACCCGGATCAAGAAAGCCACAGTTCTCTACCTTACCATCCCCACAATGGTAAGCATTGAGATAAAGACCAGAAGTCTGGGCTGAAAAAAGTGATTCACAGTACGGTGAGCTGAGATTAGAGCTGCTAATATACTCCATTCCGGTGGGAGAGCAGAGAGGCGGAGTGACCGGCGCACTGCAATGGCCGCCGGTCATTATCTGCAAGGGCGGCAAAGCAGTCGGAGCCGCCAGCCGGCTACCTTGGCTTCTGAGACCCTTGAGCCATGGAATCAAAGAACCGTTCTTTGCTTGACGATCGCTACAGTCCACCGGCTCAGCCATTGTAATGCCCTGCAATTAATCCAAAAAACTATATCATGCAATTTTTGTGAAACTATACTAAGCAATTAGAGATAAGATTCCCAGTCTATGTTAAATTCATATATGTTTCTGGGTTTTACTGTGTAGAATTTAATGCTAGTAGATTTTCACAATTCATGAAATTAATATGAGTTGTTTCTGGATTCGATTATGTTTTTTTATCAATATTtgggatcacactctgtgatccaccATCAGGATGAAAAAGAGAtcttaagaagaaaaaaaaatcgattgtttttttcacatcaatattggtgcgattcatcatcagaatgatAAAACTGTAGAAGGAAAGATCAAAACGTTAAAACCAAAAAAATTTACACAGCTGAATCTAGAAACATATATGAATATTCCATACAACATTATACGTGAGGAGAATTAAAAAAAGGTAATTTACCGGGCGGTATGTTGTTCCGTCCGGTTGAACCGTCCAACCGGCCTCGGTGCAGAGGGCTTTGAGCACTTCATTATTATCACAGTGCTTGGGCAGCTTGTAGTTGCCATAAAGCCGAAGGCCTGCAAATATCTTTGCAGCAATGGCTCTTCTCTTCCTCTCCCGTTTCTTATTGTTCTCTCGCTCCTGGTTGCTTGGGAGCCTACCACCCGACGTCGTCATCCAAAAGTTCAACACAGTGCAGAAAAAACAATCGCTAAAACTATTTGATCAATCTGACGACCAATGGCACCAGAATTACAGGTCCTAGCCTTGGTTTGATTTGTTTATAGTATGAAAAAGGCAGTGAAAAAGGTCGGTATTGGCAACGAGGTTGCAGTGTTGTACTACGACACGTTTGAGCCGTCAAATCTCTCTGCACTGCGTATCAGATGTTGAAGATGTACGTTCAAAAATAACAGGCACTTCGAAAACAACAGCTAGTAGTTCTAattcattgtattcttgaaagagaggtcataaGTTCAAATTTCATAGGGTTTAGGTAAAGTATGTATGTCTCATTTGTAGTACAGTTAGTACTTTCTAGAAGGAGTACAAAGTAGTTCCATATTGCTATAAATCATTGGACAAGGTTAATCTCCACACAAAACGGTATTTTGTACTATTTCTAAAATTTGTAAAACATGACAAGTTTAGCAAAATTTTCAGGAGTTGAATTTTCATGATTTGCATCCCCATTGttgtaaaaacataaaaaatcgggCATGTTTTGCAGATCTGAAAGTTTTTTTTATAGTGCAATTTTGTATGGAGATTAGCCATAGGCTAAATCATCTATAGACCCAAACCACCCGACATCATAGACTATAAAAGAatctttatatttctttattttCCTCGTGTCATATCTTCCTCTCGCATTAGATATTTCAAATACTTTGAGCATCCTACTTCAAATAGGAACATTGCAAGATCCCCAGTTGGATCTAAATACTTTAGTTTCACACTTCTAATTTCTAATGTTATAtggatatgtttttgattaagtaaaaacaggttttaagggacccgaaacccgattacattaaaaagatattcaagaaggaaacaaaacaagacagctgcaaaagaccagcaaaaaaaccagcagcagagacaaggacagcaagaggccagcaagaaattgaccccaagcccagcattacaagataattaaaaactcttcatagtttcctcagcattatgtaccaagagcatcatcgccttggccgcttccctcaggtcgttgttttcttgtccaatctgactctctttcattttggtgtccttcttaatagtggtctgcctagttctgcgcctagggttctggtgggtggggctggaagttggagcatcttctataattaccaggttcttatcctgatttttcttttccaaatgatccaccaacgccttcatattctgggaagaaactttaaggacctggaggctgtggttcataaggcttttcaaagccttctcattacgGGCAATCCGGGTGTTggcgttgtctttgtcctcctccacctactctttcatagttctaataacatcctccaaatgtttcaggtcccctttgatcagatctttctccaaccagtcatccatctccatttcctcctctgcttcactattttctgtatcctcattctgtttcccagagtcagacatcttgatcaacttattaatcttatcttccagctccctttgcttaccctacATACTAGTGATGTTTTCGACaacccatttttggaaattgaagaattcaagagtgTAGTTGCAGGCGGTGTCCAAGATGGTGTTCGCAAAGTCCTTGCCCTGTTCAGTCTcctcagagttagggttgtcatactccttaggattcagagcctcattctcgctttccgaacccttagggttagagtgagggttttcagaattacccccttcctccccttcaccatagttctcgtCATTATTTAGCTCCATTTCAATAtcaatgtccttatccttttcctcttcttcatcacaatgcacctccttttccttgtgctttgtttcaactttcctttttttatgggtaggggtgctgggctGATCCCCATTCGAGTCAGAGTCTTTGCAACTCTTAGATATATGAGCgttaatgatcaaaggatcatccttggttgccctagccttatccttaagatgttcatatattagcagaatgagcccctggtgggctaaagggtaagaattaggctttttagcatggtctgcaaagctctcgtttagagaggacgctaaatagaagggcatggatattttagccccatgacggaaatggttcagaatagtgaaatgatagttataaatttttgtaaatctgccatccacagtcaaatattccattaaagccctaagaactttttgcccgaaaggctttacctgctggggagtgtagtaggagatgttgtccttcttcgcaagcttgcccttctcatcctccaacttcgggaaatttttgaaagcttcagtTGCATACTTCtgatccctgtagaatttagtcccctccgtcTTGAGCCCCGTGATCTCTGCAATCaagttttcatcgatttgccaaatctccccaaacagggtgGCTCTACTGTTACTCCAACTTTTAGCAAAACCGTAAGACACGGAAtttctgcttccgtgaagcttttccatatagtcaatgAAGTCGTGTCTATGGAGCATTCTCCagacctttctttcactcttccaattctcacatcctggaggctcattcctgtttaggttaccgcccattcagagctccaagtaaagatacccactACTGCAGTTCTCAATCCATAGATTAaactctgaaaacttgttatttctagAATTCCCGTGTAAGGACTCTTTCATAGTTTTGAAATTGCTGCTTATGGTCGCACAAactgatgggatggggtatgggatagactagcctagtctatactcctggatcctttccttggatcacctagtgttcttcTCACACcttagggtctctaggactcccttttcttgaggaatcccctgaccttgcccaatccacccaccaatgagttgctatgttgctgctaaggtctcacctactcatgagactcaaaaccccttactatggctaataagggctaaggcttgtccctcactttccaaggtcttagcaaggttaaatcaggtctcaaaccatgtttttcatccctccatgtgcccccaagaagttgctaccttcattctttctaccgatttcactattttgtgtttttgcttacaaaacagggctacaaggataaggaccaattaggcctcctaaccggtcttttagggctccctctcacaaacaaacaaacaaccctaactcccaaaatggattgccattcaattggcaagggctcaaagattttctaggttttgggcctccaaatgGTCGTACAATGCCTAGGATGAATTTTgggttttttaagggttttgtgagggttttatggtctgcctgggtcacagtgaaggttttgtgtgttagccaccttgtttggattggtggaggctcctccttcacaccaatgatgcttttaacactcctctacacttcctccaaaggatgtactctcctctatccaaccttgctctccaagacctctgcaattcaacctctcctaaccgggcactgtccagtctcgcctaggagtaggtctttgctTGACCTTCCTGCAtattcaagggccctgcttgttttgcagtatggtacaaggtctccactctcattccccatggtttcatggtggttccactacggggaatggagttaagacttcatttacacaatcctgtccaaaactggacagtaagaagacaattttcaaactatttacaaacttattcaatctgcaagtaaaaacctaaactaatttcttgaaatgaaagtatGTACACCATGAATAACATTTCACATAGATTTAGacgtttctcaatccattaacttgcttgttttcttcattcaaactgactggtaacagttttacagtctcagtctgatctctttgctagggtcgtactatgtttgacatccaaccctttcatttagggtttgcaagtattTATACTACCTATACCTCGATCTGTGTGCCCAAACTagtgttttccatgctaacctaaagagcttgacatcatggtggaaaagttgtttgacaacttttaaaagttgtcatgcaacttttgcaacttttgagcaactttccaaATGTTGCtctttatgactcctagacccacaatgggccaacctaaggacaccaccatgttagaaaggacccctaaacaattcaaggacacacataccctccattatcaagaaaatcacaatcttgactcatgacccctaagacctcctctaggaccctacctaggacctatgagcacatggctcattattttatgtacaatggcttctaaagaagcataacaccaacaagacaaagaaagagaaagagtctggaagggtgctcctgtaccatactccccctctgcacacaactaagaattaaaagaagagatgagagccgggtctattccaagtgccttaaacctgctctcctccacccatgtagctacAGATACTAGTTGAtgtgcccatttcactaagtgctccatgtagacctgatgtctagttgacttcttcacccttgattccaagatctcctctgctttaggcttcttcacctatggtaagacattaacatcaaggtcctgcagtaccttggcttggttctcagtctgcccttccatctcacccttgtacatgatcaggtcagctacattaaagactggtgatatagctaaatctggaggcaggtcaactttgtaggcattcttaccatattgcaacaggattctacaaggtcctacccttctcatctgcagtttggtaggcttaccaccttgcatcctagctttgctcaaatggaccatcacatagtcacccaccttgaactaaacttctctccttttctcatccactttggctttcattttttgagtggattcaaggatggccttcttaactttctcctgaacttccttgatggtttgagtgaagtcttctgcttgcccactcttcatttccaaactaccaaggtctctcaactcacatactcctcttggatgtctaccatataccacctcaaaaggacttctactagtggttctattcacactgtcattatatgcatactctgcttgagaaatgattaggtcccatgtttggccatactccttagtcaaacacctcaacaagttacctatcaccctattgatgacttcaatctgaccatctatttgtggatggtaagctgagctaaatgacaagttagttcctagtctcctccataatgtttgccaaaaatgacccatgaacttgttgtccttgtctgaaacaatgcttaaagggagtccatgaatcttaacaatctccttgaagaagagatgtgcaacatagcttgcatcatatgtagtcttacatgggataaaatgactcatcttggaaaatctatctactaccacatagatgttgtccatacctgtttttgtcttgggaagtcctactacaaagtccatgcttagacattcccaaggtctgttagggaccggtaatggttgatacaaaccgacattgcttgatccacctttggctctttggcatacaccacactgttctacatatcttttcacatcccttggcaactttggccaatagtagtacctctgtactaaatccaaggtcttaatcccaaagtgtccactcaaactgccattatgcttttcttggatgaggttttctctcatagatcctctaggtacacacaactagttacccttgaacaagagaccattttggagagtgtaatatgcatactcaccatggaaatggttctcaaactctttgcaaaccttgtaagctgttgagaagtcttcatctccttcatagaggtctttgaaaccttctattcctatgctctgcaactgtaactcttgaactgtcaacaacttcctactcaatgcatctgccaccttattaagttgccccttcttacgcttgatggtgaaggtgaaggattggagctattccatccattttagatgcctattgcttagcttctcttgagtgtttatgtaactcaatacctgattgtctgtgaacactacaaattcttttgggagtaggtaatgcctccatttcttaagagactgcgctaatgcatacaactctaggtcataagttgagtacttcttctttgtttcattaagcttctcattgaaaaatgccataggtcttccctcttgactcaacacactgcctactacaattccacttgcatcacactccaaagtgaatagcttatcaaacataggtaggagaaggataggttttttcttcacaaagatggcacacttcactatctcctcctcatgtagcaaatttAAAAACTCTATACcggtagccattaaaacactaggtgtctttgaagtgccctcttcatcctctgtcaaagactgaatcttgaaggtcttgctatccttcttaaaagatatggagttctcctctccatcatagatcaccttcatgtgaaattgccagggtcttcctagcaataagtgacatgcatccataggcaacacatcacaaaggatcttgtccttgtatcctccaatagaaaactctaccaagtctgctcattgaatagcacactctgtcctttgttcaaccaagtcactttgtaagggttggtgtggggtattcttgtgagtttcaacttcctaactgcctcttctgagatgatgttgtcagttgagcctgtatcaactatcaccttgcacactttaccaagaactttgcatctcaccctaaaaaATGCTcgcctatgtttgggttcctccttaatcggttatctgatcaaaatcctattgaacatcagattctaaACAACTTTTGATTCAATTTGGTCCACATCcagtgtcttgctacttgaagagtcttcttgtgcataaacaaccctctttccactgtttgatgatgtaggcttgtcagggcatctatatgtcaggtgtcccaattgtccacaattgtaacacttcatagttgcaaaataggagttacctctgtcggtacctctacccctatttggaccaccttgtgcacctcttcctctagagtgtcctcctttgagattggtttcactaccatgctcagtcaacttggcttctccttggttccttggctcattttctttgctttggtaaccaccttggtgattcacttggtctctacctctgcctctacccctattagtGGAGtcccctttccttttgttcctctcttctaccttgacaacaAGCTACTGGCATTTCTGAACAGTGgtgggagtccataggcttatctcctcctgaatgttccactttaggccgcttagatacctagccaccttaatagattcatcttcttgaacctttgatctaagacaaagtttttggaattcttcggtgtaggaggttacatcaagatctttctgcttcaatccttgtctcttcttatgaagttggacttcataatcctctggtaagtagttctccttaatcttactcaccatagctttccaatttgcaataggtagctttcccatgctaaccctttcttcttgcaggtacttccaccatgtcaaagttgctccccttaatcttgatttggcaactttaaccttttgagcctctgtcactccttcacactcaaagtggttttccatgctctcaatccattccataacagtgtctatgtccattcttccactgaaatgtggcaatccttcaaaggctttggtgttcaaggccttaatagccttcataaaaggttcttcattgaacaagggatctagttcaagaattatgtcatctatgtctatagttctcttgcttttacccttggtgtcttcatcccaaggttcatgtgtcctctaatccaccacttcttgcaatttatcccttatctcactcattgctGCTTCAaagagtctattcttctccttctgctcttctacttctctagccagctctgcattagtaaccattctactctcccctactaattcaccagtatatagagacatacatagtccaacaagtctttaacttgctctgataccaatctgatgggatggggtatgggatagactagcctagtctatgctcctggatcctttccttggatcacctggtgttcttctcacaccctagggtctctaggactccctttgcttgaggaatcccctgaccttgcccaatccacccaccaatgagttgctatgttgttgctaaggtctcacctactcatgagactcaaaaccccttactatggctaataagggctaaggcttgtccctcactttccaaggtcttagcaagttTAAATTAGGTCTCAAACCATACTTttcatccctccatgtgcccccaagaagttgctaccttcattCTTTCTATCGAtttcattattttgtgtttttgcttacaaaacagggctacaaggataaggaccaattaggcctcctaactagtcttctagggctccctctcacaaacaatgcacaaacaaccctaactcccaaaatggattgccattcaattggcaagggctcaaagattttctaggttttggggctccaagtggtcgtacagtgcctagggcgaattttgggttttttaagggttttgtgagggttttgtggtccgcttgggtcatagtgaaggttttgtgtgttagccaccttgtttggattggtggaggctcctccttcacaccaatgatgcttctaacactcctctacatttcctccaaaggatgtactctcctctgtccaaccttgctctccaagacctctgcaattcaacctctcctaaccggcactgtccagtctcgcctaggagtaggtctttgcttggccttcctacatattCAAGGGCCCTGGTTGTTTtgcagtatggtacaaggtctccactctcattccccatggtttcatggtggttccactacagggaatggagttaagacttcatttacacaatcttatccaaaactggacagtaagaagacaattttcaaactatttacaaacttattcaatctgcaagtaaaaacctaaactaattgcttgaaatgaaagtatttacaccatgacaaacattTCACATAGATTCAgacatttctcaatccattaacttgcttgttttcttcattcaaattgactggtaacagttttacagtctcagtctgatctctTTGCTAGGGCCGTACTATGTTTGACATCCAaccctttcatttagggtttgcaagtacttatactacctatacctcagtctgtgtgcccaaactagggttttccatgctaacctaaagaacttgacatcatggtggaaaagttgcttgacaacttttaaaagttgtcatgcaacttttaaaacttttgagcaactttcccaatgttgctctttatgactcctagacccacaatgggccaacctaaggacaccaccatgttataaaggacccctaaacacttgaaggacacacataccctccattatcaagaaaatcacaatcttgactcatgacccctaagacctcctctaggaccctacctaggacctatgggcacatggctcattattttatgtacaatggcttctaaagaagcataacaccaacaagacaaagaaagagaaagagtctagaagggtgctcctacaccacaaacccagctattattactataatctttcgcacacatgatcttggatatgatgcccaaaaacactcataatctgacagttaatccgtccccaaaatctatctttggaactcGTTCCCCAAaaattaatcatgagattaacttgacccattgatgcgatcaaagtataatttctctttaacctcccgtttgatgtgagtttctccaatgtatttgacatccttctccaaattgaccccttcattggctaggatatccgcaaccttattgccctctctaaaggtatgagttatattaatgctaacatagttatttagagtatctttagcatttttaattaaattggtaatattccaggaaacaaaacttgtacctttgagggcttatatgatgtttgaagagtccccttcgagccaaattttttttaatttgaattcctgagctagctggaggctctttagcattgccagagcttcagccacatggttattttggaccccaaaaggagaagcaaaagaagcaatgcaaattccttgagcatttctaataactcccacTCCACCAGCCTTTCtagggttccctttagcagccccatcaaaattaacctttatctagTCATATTCAGGAAACCACCATAAaatgttatctctcttattcttattttctggtatgtagaccttatgcattaggttctATTTGGTaaggatgtctctttccatatcattcatatcagtaatagaccattgttgattattcttgtgaggaatgttgatgttctcctttatagccctgcatattttttcaaagaccacctgagtattacacttagcttccctaaatatcctattatttctttctttctaaatGCCCCAGcagatcatggggagggtcaaagaccaaaggttcttgatgatttggcatttggttggaaaattccattgccagataatatccttgatgctcttgttcatgacccaattaactttccatttttcccacattttgcaccaaatatcccaggtaaaggagcagtgaaaaaagagatgatcaaccgattccccctccttctgacatagctcacatctattagg
This genomic stretch from Cryptomeria japonica chromosome 8, Sugi_1.0, whole genome shotgun sequence harbors:
- the LOC131074176 gene encoding BES1/BZR1 homolog protein 4, whose translation is MTTSGGRLPSNQERENNKKRERKRRAIAAKIFAGLRLYGNYKLPKHCDNNEVLKALCTEAGWTVQPDGTTYRPGITMAEPVDCSDRQAKNGSLIPWLKGLRSQGSRLAAPTALPPLQIMTGGHCSAPVTPPLCSPTGMEYISSSNLSSPYCESLFSAQTSGLYLNAYHCGDGKVENCGFLDPGVQDSFFFSSENGFHPSAWKTAASGCPNDDVSGVCFEEGPGNSMGRDEECVTVRKCENMYSLPCQELMLDLTLGLPNIRDSR